One window of the Hoplias malabaricus isolate fHopMal1 chromosome Y, fHopMal1.hap1, whole genome shotgun sequence genome contains the following:
- the LOC136679787 gene encoding phosphoinositide-3-kinase-interacting protein 1-like, giving the protein MTTLGHVVFLLCLVFAFSSPVEECIKDSGGVEYRGTQQKSSSGKLCLNWINTTRDYDVQNHADSDAGVGDHSFCRNPDGSDGPWCYISRPDGLPEREACTIDSCQDDSLKEVLPPAAPAPSPVPTSGKSETVDQTKSVPAQPEGAAVQPVMGVSQRVRTGPKKKKDLGTTGYVLAILMMGIIILLGVGITVGYFYKRGRDLKKQHEQRVYEREMHRITLPLSAFANPTCELVDENTIVITAEPSAQTPTRDTVEGGDPLINPAGTPGA; this is encoded by the exons ATGACCACTCTTGGACACGTAGTCTTTCTTCTCTGCCTTGTTTTTGCCTTTTCTTCACCAGTCGAAG AATGTATAAAGGACTCCGGCGGTGTGGAGTACAGAGGAACGCAACAGAAATCCTCCTCAGGAAAGCTTTGTTTGAACTGGATCAACACGACCAGAGACTATGACGTTCAGAACCACGCAGATTCAGACGCAG GTGTTGGGGACCATAGTTTCTGTCGTAATCCTGATGGCTCTGATGGGCCCTGGTGCTACATTTCCAGACCAGATGGTTTACCCGAGAGAGAGGCATGCACCATTGATTCTTGCCAAG ATGATAGCTTGAAGGAAGTATTGCCACCAGCTGCTCCGGCCCCTTCTCCAGTGCCCACCTCTGGCaagtcagagacagtggacCAGACAAAGTCCGTCCCCGCTCAACCAGAGGGCGCTGCAGTGCAGCCGGTGATGGGGGTCAGTCAGAGGGTCAGGACTGGaccaaagaagaagaaggactTGGGGACTACAG GCTATGTTCTAGCCATTTTAATGATGGGAATCATTATCCTACTGGGAGTGGGAATCACAGTGGGCTACTTTTATAAACG GGGTCGTGACCTGAAAAAACAGCATGAGCAGCGAGTGTATGAGCGCGAGATGCATCGcatcacactccctctctctgcctttGCCAACCCAACCTGTGAACTGGTGGACGAGAACACCATTGTCATCACTGCTGAGCCTAGCGCACAGACCCCCACTCGGGACACCGTCGAGGGTGGAGACCCACTTATAAACCCTGCTGGAACCCCTGGAGCCTGA